In Brachypodium distachyon strain Bd21 chromosome 2, Brachypodium_distachyon_v3.0, whole genome shotgun sequence, one genomic interval encodes:
- the LOC100834315 gene encoding RNA cytidine acetyltransferase 1, translated as MRKKVDERIRTLIENGVRQRQRSMFIIVGDKSRDQIVNLNYMLSKSRVKSRPSVLWCYRNKLEISSHRKKRAKQIKKLMQRGLMDPEKADPFSLFVETSDITYCLYKDSERVLGNTFGMCILQDFEALTPNLLARTIETVEGGGLIILLLRSLSSLTSLYTMVMDVHERFRTESHTLAAARFNERFLLSIALCKACVVMDDELNILPVSSHMKFIQPVTNKEDSEGLSERERELKDLKDQFREDFPVGPLIGKCFTMDQGKAVINFLDSILDKSLRSTVALLASRGRGKSAALGLAIAGAIAAGYSNIFVTAPSPENLKTLFDFVCKGLNALEYKEHLHYDVMKSADPELRKATIQINVHKQHRQTIQYLRPQDHAKLSQVELLVIDEAAAIPLPIVKSLLGPYLVFLSSTVNGYEGTGRSLSLKLLQQLESQSQPSVPSDRSSSSRLFKKIELNESIRYACGDPIETWLNELLCLDLANSIPNISRLPPPGDCELYYVNRDTLFSYHKESEVFLQRMMALYVASHYKNSPNDLQLMADAPAHHLFVLLGPVDESKNQLPDILCVIQVCLEGQISKKSAMKSLNEGHAPSGDQIPWKFCEQFQDNVFPSLSGARIVRIAVHPSALRLGYGSAAVSLLTSYYQGKFIPFAEDKEDVEEPEIKITEAAEKASLLEESIKPRANLPPLLVNLRDRRPEKLHYLGVSFGLTQELFRFWRKHSFYPFYVGQIPSAVTGEHTCMVLSSLNCDDIEANVSNKCDFLEPFYQDFRHRFRRLLGTSFRHLNFKLAMSVLASKIDFSHHEPSDYDTNITSKLLKDVLTPHDMKRLEAYSNNLVDYHLILDLVPILAHEYFSEKLPVTLHGAQASVLFCMGLQDKDISATKEELGIEREQVLSNFIKTMKKLYGYLHNTAGKEIEATLPRLKEIEMAPLSRSMDEDLDEAAEEVKEKRRAADEATVDPKILHKYAIDNDDFEVEKALQNGKLSASGVISVKSSKTSADKKEKRKEMEKSKRKGTDSGKSKSKKKRT; from the exons atgaggaagaaggtggACGAGCGGATACGCACGCTGATCGAGAACGGcgtgcggcagcggcagcgctcCATGTTCATCATCGTCGGCGACAAGTCGCGCGACCAGATCGTCAACCTCAACTACATGCTCTCCAAGTCCCGCGTCAAGTCGCGCCCATCAGTCCTCTGGTGCTACCGCAACAAGCTCGAGATCAGCAG CCATAGGAAGAAGCGCGCCAAACAGATAAAGAAGCTCATGCAGAGGGGGCTCATGGACCCCGAGAAGGCCGACCCATTCTCCCTCTTCGTGGAGACCTCAGACATCACCTACTGCCTGTACAAGGACTCCGAGAGGGTTCTTGGAAACACATTCGGCATGTGCATACTTCAG GACTTTGAGGCGCTAACGCCGAACCTTCTCGCGAGAACCATTGAGACTGTTGAGGGTGGTGGTTTGATCATCCTGCTGCTCCGCTCACTTTCCTCGCTAACCAGTCTCTATACGATGGTCATG GATGTCCATGAAAGGTTCCGGACGGAGTCTCATACTCTGGCAGCCGCAAGGTTCAATGAGAGATTTTTGTTGTCCATAGCATTGTGCAAAGCATGTGTTGTGATGGATGATGAGCTCAACATTTTGCCTGTATCATCTCATATGAAATTTATACAACCCGTTACAAACAAGGAG GATTCTGAGGGGTTGTCtgaaagggagagagagttGAAAGACCTAAAAGATCAATTTCGTGAAGATTTCCCGGTTGGTCCTTTAATTGGGAAATGCTTCACAATGGATCAG GGTAAAGCTGTCATCAATTTTCTTGACTCTATTTTGGACAAGTCCTTGAGGAGCACggttgctttgcttgcttctCGTGGACGTGGGAAATCAGCTGCCCTTGGTCTTGCTATTGCTGGAGCCATCGCTGCTGG GTATTCAAATATATTCGTGACAGCTCCAAGTCCAGAGAATCTTAAGACGTTGTTTGATTTTGTGTGCAAGGGATTAAATGCGTTGGAGTACAAG GAGCATTTGCATTATGATGTGATGAAAAGTGCAGATCCAGAACTCAGGAAAGCAACAATTCAGATAAATGTTCATAAGCAACATCGCCAAACAATACAG TATTTGAGACCACAAGATCATGCAAAGCTTTCTCAAGTTGAACTGCTTGTCATCGATGAAGCTGCTGCTATTCCGTTACCTATTGTTAAGTCTTTACTTGGTCCATACCTGGTGTTCCTGTCCTCAACTGTCAATGG GTATGAAGGAACAGGTCGATCCTTATCTCTGAAGCTCCTCCAGCAGTTAGAGTCTCAAAGCCAACCATCTGTTCCGAGTGACAGATCCAGTTCCA GTAGGCTGTTTAAGAAAATTGAATTGAATGAATCCATTAGATATGCATGTGGTGATCCTATTGAGACCTGGCTTAATGAGTTACTCTGTTTGGATCTTGCAAACTCCATTCCAAATATCAGTAG GCTACCTCCCCCAGGTGATTGTGAGCTGTATTATGTCAACCGGGATACACTTTTCTCATATCACAAGGAGAGTGAAGTATTTTTGCAG CGGATGATGGCACTTTATGTGGCTTCACACTACAAAAATTCACCCAATGATTTGCAATTAATGGCTGATGCACCAGCACATCATCTGTTTGTACTGCTTG GCCCTGTCGATGAGTCCAAAAACCAGCTCCCCGATATTCTGTGTGTTATCCAG GTCTGTTTGGAAGGACAAATATCTAAAAAATCAGCTATGAAAAGCCTAAATGAGGGGCATGCACCTTCAGGTGATCAAATACCATGGAAATTTTGTGAGCAGTTTCAAGACAATGTATTTCCTAGTCTCTCAGGAGCTCGTATAGTGCGAATTGCTGTTCATCCAAGTGCCCTGAGG CTTGGATATGGTTCAGCCGCCGTGAGCCTTCTAACAAG CTACTATCAAGGAAAATTTATACCGTTCGCTGAAGATAAGGAGGATGTTGAAGAGCCCGAAATTAAGATTACTGAAGCTGCAGAGAAG GCTTCACTGCTAGAAGAGAGCATAAAACCTAGGGCAAATCTTCCACCACTCCTTGTTAATCTTCGTGACCGCCGTCCTGAAAAGCTCCATTACCTTGGTGTTTCTTTTGGGCTGACACAAGAGCTTTTCCGTTTTTGGCGGAAGCACAGCTTCTACCCATTCTATGTGGGACAGATTCCA AGTGCTGTTACTGGTGAGCATACTTGTATGGTCTTGAGCTCCTTAAATTGTGATGACATTGAAGCTAATGTGTCAAACAAGTGTGACTTTTTGGAACCATTTTATCAAG ATTTCAGACATAGATTCAGACGGCTTTTGGGAACATCTTTTCGGCATCTGAACTTTAAGCTTGCAATGAG TGTTTTGGCTTCCAAAATAGATTTTTCACATCATGAGCCCTCAGACTATGATACCAATATTACCTCGAAGTTATTGAAAGACGTATTAACCCCACATGACATGAAGCGGCTAGAAGCATATTCCAACAATTTGGTCGACTATCATCTG ATTCTGGATCTTGTCCCTATCCTTGCACATGAGTACTTCTCAGAGAAGCTTCCTGTGACCCTACATGGTGCCCAGGCTTCTGTTTTATTCTGTATGGGTCTGCAGGACAAAGACATAAGTGCTACAAAG GAGGAACTTGGGATAGAAAGAGAACAAGTTCTGTCTAATTTCATCAAGACAATGAAGAAGTTATATGGTTACCTTCATAACACCGCAGGAAAAGAAATAGAAGCAACCTTACCGCGACTTAAGGAA ATTGAAATGGCCCCTCTGAGCAGATCAATGGATGAGGACCTTGATGAGGCAGCTGAGGAAGTGAAG GAAAAGAGAAGAGCTGCAGATGAAGCTACTGTGGATCCGAAGATTCTGCACAAGTATGCAATTGACAATGACGACTTCGAGGTTGAGAAGGCCCTGCAGAATGGGAAGTTGTCTGCAAGCGGAGTTATTAGTGTAAAATCCAGCAAGACAAGTGCTGACAAGAAAGAGAAGCGtaaagaaatggaaaaatcGAAAAGGAAAGGAACAGATAGTGGTAAATCCAAgtcaaagaaaaagaggacCTAA